A region from the Serinibacter arcticus genome encodes:
- the pknB gene encoding Stk1 family PASTA domain-containing Ser/Thr kinase has translation MSAVTSDPLVGRTVDGRYDVLRRIARGGMATVYLASDRRLERHVALKVMHPHLADGADVVARFRREARAAARLAHPGIVAVLDQGVDGETNYLTMEFIAGHTLRTEIAGHGSLRLGRALEITSAVLDALAAAHRSGLVHRDVKPENVLLGTDGRIKVADFGLARAVSEATVASTGTLLGTVAYLSPEIVSSGEANASADVYAVGVVLYEMLTGEPPFTGATPIQVAYRHVHEDVPAPSDAVPWLPMEVDELVATLTARSTDVRPADAGVALELVRRTLNGLDARAKALRADVAGRPELLVPVVALEHELERLGADDDVESDADVTRALDRGPGTGTIALPIGAVGRQEPSPGATASVPAAPRRRRRRGLAWFLSILILLLATGAVGAWYYLLGPGSPVTVPDVVGSELEEARAELGELELELASTDAFDDVAPAGTVITVDPDPGTSLARGETVDVVVSLGVEMLEVPTLVDLTREAAEAEILEARLTPAEEVVEQTDRDVPAGVVLASEPAAGESVPHDSEVVLTVSSGPAEVTIPDNYVGKESELVTTALAELLDVPDTAITLTEVFSTEVPAGMVISVSPAPGSVVPQGSGASLEVSKGPELFEIPNVQGRQYGEAEQILEDAGFTVERNNVLGGFFGTVRSQDVAPGEMRARGTLVTLTVV, from the coding sequence ATGAGCGCCGTGACCTCCGACCCGCTCGTCGGCCGAACGGTCGACGGCCGCTACGACGTCCTCCGACGCATCGCGCGCGGCGGGATGGCGACGGTCTACCTCGCCAGCGACCGCCGCCTGGAGCGGCACGTCGCCCTCAAGGTCATGCACCCCCACCTCGCCGACGGGGCCGACGTCGTGGCCCGGTTCCGCCGCGAGGCCCGCGCCGCCGCCCGGCTCGCGCACCCGGGCATCGTCGCCGTGCTCGACCAGGGCGTCGACGGCGAGACCAACTACCTGACGATGGAGTTCATCGCCGGGCACACGCTGCGAACCGAGATCGCGGGACACGGCTCGCTCCGCCTCGGTCGCGCTCTGGAGATCACCTCGGCGGTGCTGGACGCGCTCGCCGCCGCCCACCGCTCGGGCCTGGTGCACCGCGACGTGAAGCCCGAGAACGTCCTCCTCGGCACCGACGGCCGCATCAAGGTCGCCGACTTCGGGCTCGCGCGCGCCGTCAGCGAGGCGACCGTCGCGAGCACGGGCACCCTGCTGGGGACCGTCGCCTACCTCTCCCCCGAGATCGTCAGCTCCGGTGAGGCGAACGCCTCGGCCGACGTCTACGCCGTCGGCGTCGTGCTGTACGAGATGCTCACCGGCGAGCCGCCGTTCACGGGTGCGACACCGATCCAGGTCGCCTACCGCCACGTGCACGAGGACGTCCCGGCGCCGTCGGACGCCGTTCCGTGGCTGCCGATGGAGGTCGACGAGCTGGTCGCGACCCTCACCGCGCGAAGCACCGACGTCCGACCCGCCGACGCCGGCGTCGCGCTCGAGCTGGTCCGCCGCACGCTCAACGGGCTCGATGCCCGGGCCAAGGCGCTGCGCGCCGACGTGGCCGGCCGCCCCGAGCTCCTCGTCCCCGTCGTCGCCCTCGAGCACGAGCTGGAGCGGCTCGGTGCCGATGACGACGTCGAGTCCGACGCCGACGTCACCCGGGCGCTGGACCGGGGACCCGGCACGGGCACGATCGCGCTGCCGATCGGTGCGGTGGGGCGCCAGGAACCCTCCCCAGGCGCCACCGCGTCCGTCCCCGCCGCGCCCCGCCGCCGTCGCCGTCGCGGCCTCGCGTGGTTCCTCAGCATCCTCATCCTGCTGCTCGCGACCGGCGCCGTCGGCGCCTGGTACTACCTGCTCGGTCCCGGCAGCCCGGTCACGGTGCCCGACGTCGTCGGCAGCGAGCTGGAGGAGGCACGGGCCGAGCTCGGCGAGCTCGAGCTCGAGCTCGCCTCGACCGACGCGTTCGACGACGTCGCCCCCGCGGGCACCGTCATCACCGTCGACCCCGACCCCGGCACCAGCCTCGCGCGCGGCGAGACCGTCGACGTCGTCGTCTCCCTCGGCGTGGAGATGCTCGAGGTGCCGACGCTCGTCGACCTCACCCGCGAGGCGGCCGAGGCCGAGATCCTCGAGGCGCGGCTGACGCCCGCCGAGGAGGTCGTCGAGCAGACCGACCGCGACGTCCCCGCCGGCGTCGTGCTCGCCAGCGAACCCGCCGCGGGCGAGAGCGTCCCGCACGACTCCGAGGTCGTCCTCACCGTCTCCAGCGGACCGGCCGAGGTCACCATCCCCGACAACTACGTGGGGAAGGAGTCGGAGCTGGTGACGACGGCCCTGGCCGAGCTGCTCGACGTCCCCGACACCGCGATCACGCTGACCGAGGTGTTCTCCACCGAGGTCCCGGCCGGCATGGTCATCTCCGTGTCGCCCGCGCCCGGCTCCGTCGTGCCCCAGGGATCGGGCGCGAGCCTCGAGGTCTCCAAGGGCCCCGAGCTGTTCGAGATCCCGAACGTCCAGGGCCGGCAGTACGGCGAGGCCGAGCAGATCCTCGAGGACGCGGGCTTCACCGTCGAGCGCAACAACGTCCTGGGCGGCTTCTTCGGAACGGTCCGCTCGCAGGACGTCGCCCCCGGCGAGATGCGGGCGCGGGGCACCCTCGTCACGCTCACGGTCGTCTGA
- a CDS encoding pyrophosphate--fructose-6-phosphate 1-phosphotransferase — MTVKRVALLTAGGFAPCLSSAVGGLIQRYTALAPDVEIIAYTYGYHGLLTGTKVVVDDEARASAGLLHSFGGSPIGNSRVKLTNAKNLVARGLVAEGENPLQKAAEQLQADGVDVLHTIGGDDTNTTAADLAAYLQEHDYGLTVVGLPKTIDNDIVPIRQSLGANTAAEEASRFAQNIIGEHRSNPRMLIVHEVMGRHCGWLTAEAARRYHGWVEGQPSWNPSIGLSKDRWDVHAVFLPELAIDLQGEAERLKAIMDDQGNVNIFLSEGAGVPEIIAELEARGEEVKRDPFGHVQLDTINPGAWFAKQFAGLIGAEKTMVQKSGYFSRSAPASDEDLALIAEMVDLAVDSALAGVSGVIGHDEEAGDELRAIEFPRIGGGKAFDVTVPWFGELLSSIGQPLVPAAPGAGH, encoded by the coding sequence ATGACCGTCAAGCGCGTCGCACTGCTCACGGCGGGCGGCTTCGCCCCGTGCCTCTCCTCCGCCGTCGGCGGCCTCATCCAGCGCTACACCGCGCTGGCGCCCGACGTGGAGATCATCGCCTACACCTACGGCTACCACGGCCTGCTCACGGGCACCAAGGTGGTCGTGGACGACGAGGCCCGCGCGAGCGCCGGCCTCCTCCACTCCTTCGGCGGCAGCCCGATCGGCAACAGCCGCGTCAAGCTGACCAACGCGAAGAACCTCGTCGCCCGCGGCCTCGTCGCCGAGGGCGAGAACCCGCTGCAGAAGGCGGCCGAGCAGCTCCAGGCCGACGGTGTCGACGTCCTGCACACGATCGGTGGGGACGACACCAACACCACCGCGGCCGATCTGGCCGCCTACCTCCAGGAGCACGACTACGGCCTGACCGTCGTCGGGCTCCCGAAGACGATCGACAACGACATCGTGCCGATCCGTCAGAGCCTGGGCGCCAACACGGCGGCCGAGGAGGCCAGCCGGTTCGCGCAGAACATCATCGGCGAGCACCGCTCCAACCCGCGCATGCTGATCGTGCACGAGGTCATGGGCCGTCACTGCGGCTGGCTCACGGCCGAGGCGGCGCGTCGGTACCACGGCTGGGTCGAGGGTCAGCCGTCGTGGAACCCCAGCATCGGTCTGAGCAAGGACCGCTGGGACGTGCACGCGGTGTTCCTGCCCGAGCTCGCGATCGACCTGCAGGGCGAGGCCGAGCGGCTCAAGGCGATCATGGACGACCAGGGCAACGTCAACATCTTCCTCAGCGAGGGCGCCGGCGTCCCGGAGATCATCGCCGAGCTCGAGGCCAGGGGCGAGGAGGTCAAGCGCGACCCGTTCGGCCACGTCCAGCTCGACACGATCAACCCGGGCGCCTGGTTCGCCAAGCAGTTCGCGGGCCTCATCGGCGCCGAGAAGACGATGGTGCAGAAGAGCGGGTACTTCTCCCGCTCGGCGCCCGCCAGCGACGAGGACCTCGCGCTCATCGCCGAGATGGTCGACCTGGCCGTCGACTCCGCGCTCGCCGGCGTCTCGGGTGTCATCGGGCACGACGAGGAGGCGGGCGACGAGCTCCGCGCCATCGAGTTCCCGCGCATCGGCGGCGGCAAGGCGTTCGACGTCACCGTGCCGTGGTTCGGCGAGCTCCTCTCCTCCATCGGGCAGCCGCTGGTCCCGGCCGCCCCGGGCGCGGGCCACTAG
- a CDS encoding class II 3-deoxy-7-phosphoheptulonate synthase yields the protein MSATADSDVLAGLDAWRHLAVEQQPTWPDRDALEAVSAQLAVSPPLVFAGEADAMREKLARAQRGEAFLLQGGDCAESFAEADADRIRNKIKTILQMSIVLTYGASMPVVKMGRIAGQYAKPRSSDSETRDGVTLPAYRGDIVNGHDFTPESRIPDPQRLLKAYHTSASTLNLTRAFTMGGFADLRLVHEWNRGFTVTPAYRTYEGLAAEIDRAIKFMAAAGADFDALKTVDFYSGHEGLLLDYERPLTRIDSRTGLPYDCSAHFLWIGERTRKIDDAHVEFFSKVQNPIGVKLGPTTTGDDAIALMDKLNPEGIPGRLTFITRMGAGKIRDALPALVERVTADGRPVLWVCDPMHGNTITASNGYKTRRFADVIDEVRGFFEVHQALGTIPGGVHVELTGDDVTEVLGGSEEIDDIGLEARYETLVDPRLNHAQSLEMAFLVAEMLRERAAS from the coding sequence GTGAGCGCGACCGCAGATTCCGACGTCCTGGCCGGGCTCGACGCCTGGCGTCACCTCGCCGTCGAGCAGCAGCCCACCTGGCCGGACCGCGACGCCCTCGAGGCCGTCAGCGCCCAGCTGGCCGTGAGCCCGCCCCTCGTCTTCGCCGGTGAGGCCGACGCGATGCGCGAGAAGCTCGCGCGTGCCCAGCGCGGCGAGGCGTTCCTCCTGCAGGGCGGCGACTGCGCCGAGTCCTTCGCCGAGGCCGACGCCGACCGCATCCGCAACAAGATCAAGACGATCCTGCAGATGTCGATCGTGCTGACCTACGGCGCGAGCATGCCCGTCGTGAAGATGGGCCGCATCGCCGGCCAGTACGCCAAGCCGCGCAGCAGCGACTCCGAGACCCGCGACGGCGTGACGCTGCCCGCCTACCGCGGCGACATCGTCAACGGCCACGACTTCACCCCGGAGTCGCGCATCCCCGACCCGCAGCGGCTCCTGAAGGCGTACCACACGTCCGCCTCCACGCTGAACCTCACCCGGGCCTTCACGATGGGCGGCTTCGCCGACCTGCGTCTGGTGCACGAGTGGAACCGGGGCTTCACCGTCACGCCGGCCTACCGCACCTACGAGGGCCTGGCCGCCGAGATCGACCGCGCCATCAAGTTCATGGCGGCGGCCGGGGCCGACTTCGACGCGCTCAAGACCGTCGACTTCTACTCGGGTCACGAGGGCCTGCTGCTGGACTACGAGCGGCCCCTGACCCGGATCGACTCGCGCACGGGCCTGCCATACGACTGCTCGGCCCACTTCCTGTGGATCGGCGAGCGCACGCGCAAGATCGACGACGCGCACGTGGAGTTCTTCTCGAAGGTGCAGAACCCCATCGGGGTGAAGCTGGGCCCGACGACGACGGGCGACGACGCGATCGCGCTGATGGACAAGCTCAACCCCGAGGGCATCCCCGGGCGCCTGACGTTCATCACCCGCATGGGCGCCGGCAAGATCCGCGACGCCCTCCCCGCCCTGGTCGAGCGCGTGACGGCCGACGGCCGCCCCGTGCTGTGGGTCTGCGACCCGATGCACGGCAACACGATCACGGCGTCCAACGGCTACAAGACGCGCCGGTTCGCCGACGTGATCGACGAGGTCCGCGGGTTCTTCGAGGTGCACCAGGCGCTCGGGACGATCCCGGGCGGCGTGCACGTGGAGCTCACGGGCGACGACGTCACCGAGGTGCTCGGCGGCTCGGAGGAGATCGACGACATCGGCCTCGAGGCCCGCTACGAGACCCTCGTCGACCCGCGCCTCAACCACGCGCAGTCGCTCGAGATGGCGTTCCTGGTGGCGGAGATGCTGCGGGAGCGCGCCGCCTCCTGA
- a CDS encoding universal stress protein produces the protein MTIVVGYLATAEGAAALDAAMTEATRRSSRLIVLVSQRRGEDTAVLEASLEHVRTVLDEAGLGYEVRQVERGRDVADDLIDAAEASDAELIVIGLRRRSPVGELILGSNAQRILLDATTPVLAVKSA, from the coding sequence GTGACGATCGTCGTCGGGTACCTGGCCACAGCGGAGGGTGCCGCCGCGCTGGACGCGGCGATGACCGAGGCGACTCGTCGCTCCTCCCGCCTCATCGTCCTCGTGAGCCAACGTCGCGGCGAGGACACCGCCGTCCTGGAGGCGAGCCTCGAGCACGTCCGGACGGTCCTGGACGAGGCGGGTCTCGGGTACGAGGTGCGCCAGGTCGAGCGGGGCCGCGACGTCGCGGACGACCTGATCGATGCCGCCGAGGCGAGTGACGCCGAGCTGATCGTCATCGGTCTGCGCCGCCGCTCACCCGTCGGCGAGCTGATCCTCGGCTCGAACGCCCAGCGCATCCTGCTCGACGCCACCACGCCCGTCCTGGCCGTCAAGTCGGCCTGA
- a CDS encoding Rv2175c family DNA-binding protein, producing the protein MDREWEGLVPAWVFLPDVATRLGVPDRQVRSLVRDGRLLAFRVGENKALAVPEAFLAPDPERPGHDEVLVPLRGSLTQLADSGYNELETLRWLFTVEETLGEAPIDALRSGRISTARRAAQGLAF; encoded by the coding sequence GTGGATCGTGAATGGGAGGGGCTCGTCCCCGCATGGGTGTTTCTGCCGGACGTCGCGACGCGTCTGGGGGTGCCGGACCGTCAGGTGCGCTCGCTCGTGCGCGACGGGCGGCTGCTGGCGTTCCGCGTCGGGGAGAACAAGGCGCTGGCCGTGCCCGAGGCGTTCCTCGCCCCGGACCCGGAGCGCCCCGGCCACGACGAGGTCCTCGTGCCGCTGCGCGGCAGCCTGACGCAGCTCGCCGACTCGGGCTACAACGAGCTGGAGACGCTGCGCTGGCTCTTCACCGTCGAGGAGACCCTGGGCGAGGCGCCGATCGACGCCCTCCGCTCGGGTCGCATCTCGACCGCGCGTCGCGCGGCCCAGGGGCTCGCCTTCTAG
- a CDS encoding polyprenyl synthetase family protein, which yields MSSTPSTPGHLATLRTLVDEAVAATFDPTRQEVAAAGPEGRLVVDAAERAARGGKRLRALLCLAAARACGAEEPGPGSASIGAAAALELFQAAALVHDDLMDASDTRRGAPSTHRFLEITGYPDSPGAIAASGSDDRARFGESGALLVGDLLLTMSATTLHAAVLPLDRETARGALATYSAMASEVAVGQYLDLLASHAPWEADSDADLDRAERVIHAKSARYSVDLPLRLGGVLAGADADQLAWLSALGSDVGTAFQLRDDVLGVVGDPAVTGKPAGDDLREGKRTVLVALAYREADEADRELLRRGLGDADLTEDAVEELRAVLARTGALAAVEARIDALAARTAALVDSPPAGIGDVGDLRALLEAAVRRTS from the coding sequence ATGTCGTCGACACCCTCCACCCCTGGCCACCTCGCAACCCTGCGGACGCTCGTCGACGAGGCGGTCGCCGCCACCTTCGACCCGACCCGGCAGGAGGTCGCCGCGGCCGGGCCCGAGGGTCGGCTCGTCGTGGACGCCGCGGAGCGGGCGGCGCGCGGCGGCAAGCGCCTGCGCGCGCTCCTGTGCCTGGCGGCGGCGCGCGCGTGCGGCGCCGAGGAGCCCGGGCCCGGCTCGGCCTCGATCGGGGCGGCGGCGGCCCTGGAGCTGTTCCAGGCGGCCGCACTGGTGCACGACGACCTCATGGACGCCTCGGACACGCGCCGCGGCGCCCCCTCGACGCACCGCTTCCTCGAGATCACCGGGTACCCCGACTCCCCGGGCGCCATCGCCGCCTCCGGCTCCGACGACCGCGCGAGGTTCGGGGAGTCCGGCGCCCTGCTGGTGGGCGACCTGCTGCTGACCATGAGCGCGACGACGCTGCACGCGGCCGTGCTGCCGCTGGACCGGGAGACGGCGCGCGGCGCCCTGGCCACCTACTCGGCGATGGCGAGCGAGGTCGCCGTCGGGCAGTACCTCGACCTCCTGGCCTCGCACGCACCCTGGGAGGCCGACAGCGACGCGGACCTCGACCGTGCCGAGCGCGTCATCCACGCCAAGTCGGCGCGCTACTCCGTCGACCTCCCCCTGCGGCTCGGCGGCGTCCTCGCCGGGGCGGACGCCGACCAGCTCGCCTGGCTCTCCGCCCTGGGCAGCGACGTCGGCACGGCCTTCCAGCTGCGCGACGACGTGCTGGGGGTCGTCGGGGACCCGGCCGTGACCGGCAAGCCCGCCGGGGACGACCTGCGGGAGGGCAAGCGCACCGTCCTGGTGGCGCTGGCCTACCGCGAGGCGGACGAGGCTGACCGCGAGCTGCTGCGACGGGGGCTCGGCGACGCCGACCTCACCGAGGACGCGGTCGAGGAGCTGCGTGCCGTCCTGGCCCGCACGGGGGCGCTGGCGGCCGTGGAGGCGCGCATCGACGCCCTCGCCGCCAGGACCGCCGCGCTGGTGGACTCACCGCCCGCGGGGATCGGTGACGTCGGCGACCTCCGGGCGCTCCTCGAGGCGGCGGTGCGCCGGACGTCGTGA
- the gcvH gene encoding glycine cleavage system protein GcvH yields MTTLPQDLSFTPEHEWVSLDGDVATVGITAYAAEQLGDVVYVALPAVGTEITSGAVCGEVESHKSVSELFAPLTGTVVEVNESLEGEPELAGTEPFGQGWLFRLQVAEPDVSHLLDAGAYAAHVDALS; encoded by the coding sequence GTGACCACCCTGCCCCAGGACCTCTCCTTCACGCCCGAGCACGAGTGGGTCTCGCTCGACGGCGACGTGGCGACCGTCGGCATCACCGCCTACGCCGCCGAGCAGCTGGGTGACGTCGTCTACGTCGCGCTGCCCGCCGTCGGCACCGAGATCACGAGCGGGGCCGTGTGCGGCGAGGTCGAGTCGCACAAGTCCGTCTCCGAGCTCTTCGCACCGCTGACGGGGACCGTGGTCGAGGTGAACGAGAGCCTCGAGGGCGAGCCGGAGCTCGCGGGGACCGAGCCGTTCGGCCAGGGCTGGCTGTTCCGTCTCCAGGTCGCCGAGCCCGACGTCTCGCACCTGCTGGACGCCGGCGCCTACGCCGCGCACGTCGACGCCCTGAGCTGA
- a CDS encoding DUF4192 domain-containing protein: MSAQPVPRSQPPVIRVNEAREVLAYVPHALGFTPTASLVVLSLRPPRGRIGLVARVDLADLDGPQARDVAAGLTQHLRADGAAGVFVVLYTDLPLAEARRSTALEAAARSLERALGARTPVTDVWVVAGDAYSSLRCDDERCCPTEGHELELLGTTRIGAAMVLAGSAPVSRREDLGVGRDADVGRREAFARSARQERRRRARAAREGRTAGWQRTRVATGLAVLRRGDPSPEQLGAVAEAMRDLVVRDAVMTGVLTARTAGSEDELCRVLDDMFGDAATPPTARAARQPVPRWPRPRGCATAPGGVGCSVCSPGSRGGAGTVPRARCTRGRPSRSASPTDSRCSSSAPWTRASRRAGSGRPAELARVPGWRVGEAGGRDGSAPGRRPLTHRLASRTAVVH, from the coding sequence ATGTCCGCGCAGCCCGTCCCGAGGTCCCAGCCGCCCGTCATCCGCGTCAACGAGGCGCGCGAGGTGCTCGCCTACGTGCCCCACGCCCTCGGGTTCACCCCGACCGCGTCGCTCGTGGTGCTCTCGCTCCGGCCTCCGCGCGGCCGCATCGGGCTCGTCGCGCGCGTCGACCTCGCCGATCTCGACGGTCCCCAGGCGCGGGACGTCGCGGCCGGCCTGACCCAGCACCTCCGCGCGGACGGTGCCGCCGGCGTGTTCGTGGTGCTCTACACCGATCTCCCGCTGGCCGAGGCGCGCCGGTCGACGGCGCTCGAGGCAGCGGCCCGATCGCTCGAGCGCGCGCTCGGTGCGCGCACCCCCGTCACCGACGTGTGGGTGGTGGCCGGCGACGCCTACTCCTCGTTGCGGTGCGACGACGAGCGGTGCTGCCCCACCGAGGGGCACGAGCTCGAGCTGCTGGGCACGACGCGCATCGGCGCGGCGATGGTGCTCGCCGGGTCGGCGCCGGTCTCCCGGCGGGAGGACCTCGGGGTCGGGAGGGACGCGGACGTCGGCCGCCGGGAGGCGTTCGCACGCAGCGCCCGGCAGGAGCGGCGGCGTCGCGCGCGGGCCGCGCGGGAGGGCAGGACCGCGGGCTGGCAGCGCACGCGGGTGGCCACCGGGCTGGCCGTGCTCCGGCGGGGCGACCCGTCGCCGGAGCAGCTGGGGGCGGTGGCCGAGGCGATGCGCGACCTCGTCGTGCGCGACGCCGTGATGACCGGCGTGCTCACGGCCCGGACCGCCGGGTCGGAGGACGAGCTCTGCCGGGTGCTGGACGACATGTTCGGCGACGCCGCGACGCCCCCGACCGCGAGGGCAGCACGGCAGCCCGTGCCTCGCTGGCCGCGGCCGCGCGGCTGTGCGACGGCGCCGGGCGGGGTCGGCTGCTCGGTGTGCTCGCCTGGGTCTCGTGGTGGTGCGGGGACGGTGCCCAGGGCCAGGTGCACGCGCGGGAGGCCCTCGCGCTCCGCGAGTCCGACCGACTCGCGCTGCTCGTCGAGCGCGCCCTGGACCAGGGCCTCGCGCCGAGCTGGGTCAGGGCGGCCCGCTGAGCTCGCGCGCGTGCCGGGGTGGCGGGTCGGCGAGGCCGGCGGACGGGACGGGAGCGCGCCGGGACGACGGCCCCTCACGCACCGTCTGGCCTCGCGGACCGCCGTCGTGCACTAA
- a CDS encoding lysophospholipid acyltransferase family protein, with protein MFYRFMKATLGTLLRVAYQPWIRGSEHLPPSGGAILASNHLAVIDSFFLPLMMPREIVFLGKSDYVEGRGLRGRFIAWFMRGVGLIPVDRAGGKASEAALNAGLSRLSEGGLFGIYPEGTRSPDGRLYRGKTGVARLALESGAPVVPVAMIGTNIAQPIGKRIPKLKRIGVVMGEPMDFSRYRGMENDRFVLRSITDEIMYEIMRLSGQEYVDMYAATAKARIAAGKPADTPNDAPGGREAPESDVPSAPEPDASEGAPSGSDPETTGDPGSVEDTPREGPA; from the coding sequence GTGTTCTACCGATTCATGAAGGCCACGCTCGGCACGCTCCTGCGGGTCGCGTACCAGCCGTGGATCCGTGGGTCCGAGCACCTCCCGCCCTCGGGCGGCGCGATCCTCGCGAGCAACCACCTCGCGGTGATCGACTCGTTCTTCCTCCCGCTGATGATGCCGCGGGAGATCGTCTTCCTCGGGAAGTCCGACTACGTCGAGGGCCGCGGCCTCCGCGGCCGGTTCATCGCGTGGTTCATGCGCGGCGTCGGCCTGATCCCCGTCGACCGCGCCGGCGGCAAGGCGAGCGAGGCCGCCCTCAACGCCGGCCTCTCGCGCCTGTCCGAGGGCGGGCTGTTCGGCATCTACCCCGAGGGCACCCGCAGCCCCGACGGCCGCCTCTACCGCGGCAAGACCGGCGTCGCGCGCCTGGCGCTGGAGTCCGGCGCCCCCGTCGTGCCCGTCGCGATGATCGGCACCAACATCGCGCAGCCCATCGGCAAGCGGATCCCGAAGCTCAAGCGCATCGGTGTCGTCATGGGGGAGCCGATGGACTTCTCCCGCTACCGCGGGATGGAGAACGACCGGTTCGTGCTGCGGTCGATCACCGACGAGATCATGTACGAGATCATGCGGCTGTCGGGCCAGGAGTACGTCGACATGTACGCCGCGACGGCGAAGGCCCGCATCGCCGCGGGCAAGCCGGCCGACACCCCGAACGACGCGCCGGGCGGCCGCGAGGCCCCCGAGTCCGACGTCCCCAGCGCTCCCGAGCCCGACGCGAGCGAGGGCGCTCCGAGCGGTTCGGACCCCGAGACCACCGGTGACCCCGGTTCCGTTGAAGACACACCCAGGGAAGGTCCAGCATGA
- a CDS encoding AMP-dependent synthetase/ligase produces the protein METTRMSPAPDVPATFSITDLVEDLFERTPRAELYRVPDGGGWRSVSVAEFRSQAIALAQGLVAQGVGPGERVGIMSRTRYEWTLSDVAIWYAGAVPVPIYETSSVSQAAWILGDSGCVAVIVENAGHADVVAAARPEAPDVRHVWSIDAGDLDVVTASGADVDPETVRAASAAVGLADLATIIYTSGTTGRPKGAELTHGNFVLLTKSAVEDLPEVFTQEGASTLLFMPLAHVFARFVEVLALAGAVPLGHTPDPATLVADLGTFRPTMILAVPRVFEKVYNSAEQKAVAGGKEKIFAWAARSAIAWSRAHDDGGSPGLATSLKYKVAERLVLHKIRDVMGGRLTFAVSGGGPLGERLGHFFRGVGLTVLEGYGLTETTAPLTVNVPKNVKIGTVGPPLRGNQLRIAPDGEILAKGVAVFRGYHNNPQATADAMADGWFHTGDIGEIDADGYTRITGRKKEIIVTAGGKNVAPAQLEDAVRAHPLVSQCLVVGEGRPFIAALITIDAEMLPGWLSSHGKESLTVSQAITDADVVAAVQTAVDRANSHVSRAESIRTFKLLDSDFTVANDYLTPSMKVKRSAVLKDLDGTLEELYSQAAPTKA, from the coding sequence ATGGAGACGACACGCATGTCGCCCGCCCCGGACGTCCCGGCGACGTTCAGCATCACCGACCTGGTCGAGGACCTCTTCGAACGCACCCCCCGGGCCGAGCTCTACCGCGTGCCCGACGGCGGAGGCTGGCGCAGCGTCTCTGTCGCGGAGTTCCGCTCGCAGGCGATCGCGCTGGCCCAGGGGCTCGTCGCGCAGGGCGTCGGCCCCGGCGAGCGGGTGGGCATCATGTCCCGCACCCGCTACGAGTGGACCCTGTCCGACGTCGCGATCTGGTACGCGGGCGCCGTCCCCGTGCCGATCTACGAGACCTCGTCGGTGTCCCAGGCCGCCTGGATCCTCGGCGACTCCGGGTGCGTCGCGGTCATCGTGGAGAACGCCGGGCACGCCGACGTCGTCGCCGCCGCCCGCCCGGAGGCCCCCGACGTGCGTCACGTCTGGAGCATCGACGCCGGGGACCTCGACGTCGTGACCGCCTCCGGTGCCGACGTCGACCCCGAGACGGTCCGCGCGGCGTCCGCCGCGGTCGGCCTCGCCGACCTCGCGACGATCATCTACACCTCCGGCACCACCGGTCGGCCGAAGGGCGCCGAGCTCACGCACGGCAACTTCGTCCTGCTGACCAAGAGCGCCGTGGAGGACCTGCCCGAGGTGTTCACCCAGGAGGGCGCCTCGACCCTGCTGTTCATGCCGCTGGCGCACGTCTTCGCCCGGTTCGTGGAGGTGCTGGCGCTCGCCGGCGCCGTCCCGCTCGGTCACACTCCGGATCCCGCGACGCTCGTGGCCGACCTCGGGACCTTCCGGCCCACGATGATCCTCGCGGTGCCGCGCGTGTTCGAGAAGGTCTACAACTCCGCCGAGCAGAAGGCCGTCGCCGGCGGCAAGGAGAAGATCTTCGCGTGGGCCGCCCGGTCCGCCATCGCGTGGTCCCGCGCGCACGACGACGGCGGCAGCCCCGGCCTGGCCACGTCGCTGAAGTACAAGGTGGCCGAGCGCCTCGTGCTGCACAAGATCCGCGACGTGATGGGCGGGCGCCTGACCTTCGCCGTCTCGGGCGGCGGTCCCCTGGGCGAGCGACTCGGTCACTTCTTCCGTGGCGTCGGTCTCACCGTCCTCGAGGGCTACGGCCTGACCGAGACCACCGCACCGCTCACGGTGAACGTGCCCAAGAACGTCAAGATCGGCACGGTCGGGCCGCCGCTGCGGGGCAACCAGCTGCGCATCGCGCCCGACGGCGAGATCCTCGCCAAGGGCGTCGCCGTGTTCCGGGGGTATCACAACAACCCCCAGGCGACGGCGGACGCGATGGCCGACGGCTGGTTCCACACGGGCGACATCGGCGAGATCGACGCCGACGGCTACACGCGGATCACCGGCCGCAAGAAGGAGATCATCGTCACCGCCGGCGGCAAGAACGTCGCTCCGGCGCAGCTCGAGGACGCCGTGCGGGCCCACCCGCTCGTCAGCCAGTGCCTGGTGGTCGGCGAGGGCCGCCCCTTCATCGCGGCCCTCATCACGATCGACGCGGAGATGCTGCCGGGATGGCTCTCCTCCCACGGCAAGGAGTCGCTCACGGTCTCGCAGGCGATCACGGACGCCGACGTCGTCGCGGCGGTCCAGACCGCCGTCGACCGCGCCAACTCCCACGTCTCCCGCGCGGAGTCGATCCGCACCTTCAAGCTCCTCGACTCCGACTTCACCGTCGCGAACGACTACCTCACGCCGTCCATGAAGGTGAAGCGCTCCGCGGTGCTGAAGGACCTCGACGGCACGCTCGAGGAGCTCTACTCGCAGGCGGCGCCCACCAAGGCCTGA